A genomic stretch from Desulfovibrio sp. includes:
- a CDS encoding PP-loop family protein — MTHKHHATNAPGGAAVSTVKNAPATGLTDAAQVLPQVLARRLRAMPPLVVAFSGGIDSRFLSHAALLSGCDVLAVHVRGPHIPAGESAHALAWARRRGLPLLVVDFDPLSLPEVATNSHQRCYACKIGLLSAIGKALAQAGQQGRVLCDGSNADDLVAYRPGLRALQEADVMSPLAESGMDKAAIRAAARATGLDDPEQRARPCLLTRLAYGLAPDADVLARLAAAEEALSGLADLEAPRFSEKAPTAAACSTCAPGAAHGESVAGHGADAEKTVSPLGDLRLRLTPAPVLQVEALPPELAGRVQEILVQHGFTGCELCVGQSISGYFDREALSLE; from the coding sequence ATGACCCACAAGCACCACGCCACAAACGCCCCTGGCGGGGCAGCCGTCAGCACGGTGAAAAACGCCCCGGCAACCGGGCTCACGGACGCGGCCCAGGTTCTGCCCCAGGTTCTGGCGCGGCGGCTGCGGGCCATGCCGCCACTGGTGGTGGCCTTTTCCGGCGGCATTGACAGCCGCTTTCTCAGTCACGCGGCCTTGCTGAGCGGTTGCGACGTGCTGGCCGTGCATGTGCGCGGCCCGCATATTCCGGCTGGCGAAAGCGCCCATGCGCTCGCCTGGGCCAGGAGGCGCGGCCTGCCCCTGCTTGTGGTGGATTTCGACCCCCTGTCCCTGCCCGAAGTGGCCACCAACAGCCACCAGCGCTGCTACGCCTGTAAAATTGGCCTGCTGTCGGCCATCGGAAAGGCTTTGGCGCAGGCCGGTCAGCAGGGGCGCGTTCTTTGTGACGGCAGCAACGCCGACGACCTCGTGGCGTATCGGCCCGGTCTGCGCGCCTTGCAGGAGGCGGACGTAATGTCGCCCCTTGCGGAATCGGGCATGGACAAGGCCGCCATCCGCGCGGCGGCGCGGGCCACAGGGCTGGATGATCCCGAGCAGCGTGCGCGGCCCTGCCTGCTTACCCGGCTGGCCTACGGTCTTGCACCGGATGCGGACGTGCTGGCGCGACTGGCCGCTGCCGAAGAAGCGCTGTCAGGGCTGGCAGATCTGGAAGCGCCGCGTTTTTCTGAAAAGGCCCCCACCGCCGCGGCATGCTCGACATGCGCGCCAGGTGCGGCACATGGAGAAAGCGTCGCGGGCCACGGGGCTGACGCTGAAAAAACTGTTTCGCCCTTGGGCGATCTGCGCCTGCGGCTTACGCCAGCCCCTGTGCTTCAGGTGGAAGCGCTGCCCCCGGAGCTTGCGGGCCGGGTGCAGGAGATTCTTGTCCAGCACGGATTTACGGGCTGTGAACTGTGTGTGGGGCAGAGCATCAGCGGGTATTTTGACCGGGAGGCCCTTTCTTTGGAATGA
- the hisF gene encoding imidazole glycerol phosphate synthase subunit HisF, giving the protein MLSKRVIPCLDVRNGRLTKGVKFVGNEDIGDPVESARRYYEEGADEIVFYDITASAEARGIFLDVVERVAEQIFIPFAVGGGISSVADMRAVLLAGAEKVSINSAAVKDPRLISQGADAFGSQAITVGMDVLAVPVSAEIPSGYEIVIHGGRKRMGLDAIAWACRCQELGAGELCVNSIDADGTKDGYELKLTRAIVDAVSLPVIASGGAGEPRHMLEAVTTGGASAALIASIVHYGQYSIRECKEYMAAHGAKMRLTW; this is encoded by the coding sequence ATGCTCAGTAAGCGGGTCATTCCCTGTCTGGACGTGCGTAATGGCCGTCTGACCAAGGGCGTCAAGTTTGTGGGCAACGAAGACATCGGCGATCCTGTGGAAAGCGCGCGTCGGTATTATGAAGAAGGCGCGGACGAAATCGTTTTTTACGACATCACGGCTTCGGCCGAGGCGCGGGGCATTTTTCTGGATGTGGTGGAGCGCGTCGCGGAACAGATTTTCATTCCCTTTGCCGTGGGTGGCGGTATTTCCAGCGTGGCCGACATGCGCGCCGTGCTGCTGGCCGGGGCGGAAAAGGTCTCCATAAATTCGGCAGCGGTCAAGGATCCCCGCCTCATCAGTCAGGGGGCCGACGCCTTTGGCTCGCAGGCCATAACGGTGGGCATGGATGTGCTGGCCGTGCCCGTGAGCGCCGAGATTCCGTCCGGCTATGAAATTGTCATCCACGGCGGGCGCAAGCGCATGGGGCTGGACGCCATTGCCTGGGCGTGCCGCTGTCAGGAACTGGGCGCTGGCGAACTGTGCGTCAATTCCATTGACGCGGACGGCACCAAGGACGGCTATGAACTCAAACTGACCCGCGCCATTGTGGATGCCGTGTCTCTGCCCGTCATAGCCTCGGGCGGGGCGGGCGAACCGCGCCACATGCTGGAAGCCGTGACCACGGGCGGGGCTTCGGCGGCCCTCATTGCCTCCATTGTACACTATGGGCAGTACAGCATCCGCGAGTGCAAGGAATACATGGCCGCGCACGGGGCCAAGATGCGCCTGACCTGGTAA
- the hisH gene encoding imidazole glycerol phosphate synthase subunit HisH, translating into MLAILDYKAGNQTSVRRALEHLGIPCAITADPATLESAGGVIFPGVGAAGQAMGALAESGMDEALRQVVRRGQPLLGICLGCQILLQRSEENDTTTLGIVPGICRRFEDGMLQEDGTPAPVPHMGWNSLEAVAPCALLEGIEPMAEYYFVHSYYVEPDPSLVLATTTYGRTFCSLYGREGLWAAQFHPEKSGRPGLNLLRNYHKYCQNSREARHAQ; encoded by the coding sequence ATGCTGGCCATTCTGGATTACAAGGCGGGCAATCAGACGAGCGTGCGCCGCGCTCTGGAACATCTCGGCATACCCTGCGCCATAACTGCGGACCCCGCAACGCTTGAAAGCGCCGGGGGGGTTATCTTTCCTGGCGTGGGGGCTGCGGGGCAGGCCATGGGCGCGCTGGCGGAATCCGGCATGGACGAAGCCCTGCGGCAGGTTGTGCGCAGGGGCCAGCCCCTGCTCGGCATATGCCTTGGCTGTCAGATATTGCTGCAACGCAGTGAAGAGAACGACACCACAACCCTTGGCATCGTGCCCGGCATCTGCCGCCGCTTTGAAGACGGGATGCTGCAGGAGGACGGCACCCCTGCGCCCGTGCCCCACATGGGCTGGAACAGTCTTGAGGCCGTAGCGCCCTGCGCTCTGCTTGAAGGCATAGAGCCCATGGCGGAATATTACTTTGTGCACAGCTATTATGTGGAACCCGATCCTTCGCTTGTGCTGGCTACCACCACCTACGGGCGCACCTTTTGCTCGCTTTACGGGCGCGAGGGACTCTGGGCCGCCCAGTTTCACCCGGAAAAAAGCGGACGGCCCGGCCTGAATCTGCTGCGCAATTATCACAAATACTGCCAGAATTCGCGGGAGGCGCGTCATGCTCAGTAA